A region from the Citrobacter koseri ATCC BAA-895 genome encodes:
- the rpsU gene encoding 30S ribosomal protein S21 — protein sequence MPVIKVRENEPFDVALRRFKRSCEKAGVLAEVRRREFYEKPTTERKRAKASAVKRHAKKLARENARRTRLY from the coding sequence ATGCCGGTAATTAAAGTACGTGAAAACGAGCCGTTCGACGTAGCTCTGCGTCGCTTCAAGCGTTCCTGTGAAAAAGCAGGTGTTCTGGCGGAAGTTCGTCGTCGTGAGTTCTATGAAAAACCGACTACCGAACGTAAGCGCGCTAAAGCTTCAGCAGTGAAACGTCACGCGAAGAAACTGGCTCGCGAAAACGCACGCCGCACTCGTCTGTACTAA
- the ureG gene encoding urease accessory protein UreG — MNDYKHPLRVGVGGPVGSGKTALLEALCKAMRDTYQLAVVTNDIYTKEDQRILTEAGALAPERIVGVETGGCPHTAIREDASMNLAAVEALSETFGNLDLIFVESGGDNLSATFSPELADLTIYVIDVAEGEKIPRKGGPGITKSDFLVINKTDLAPYVGASLEVMARDTMRMRGDRPWAFTNLKTGDGLATIIAFLEDKGMLRV; from the coding sequence ATGAACGACTATAAACATCCCCTGCGCGTCGGCGTGGGCGGTCCGGTGGGTTCCGGTAAAACCGCCCTGCTGGAAGCGTTATGCAAAGCGATGCGCGATACCTATCAACTGGCGGTGGTGACTAACGATATTTATACCAAAGAGGATCAGCGCATTCTTACCGAAGCGGGCGCGCTGGCGCCGGAAAGGATTGTCGGCGTGGAAACCGGCGGTTGTCCGCATACCGCCATTCGCGAAGACGCCTCAATGAACCTGGCGGCGGTGGAAGCATTAAGCGAGACATTCGGCAATCTGGATCTGATCTTTGTCGAGAGCGGCGGCGATAACCTGAGCGCCACCTTCAGCCCGGAGCTGGCCGATCTGACGATCTATGTGATCGATGTGGCCGAAGGCGAGAAGATCCCGCGTAAAGGCGGGCCGGGGATCACCAAATCCGATTTTCTGGTGATCAACAAAACGGATCTGGCGCCGTATGTGGGCGCGTCGCTGGAGGTGATGGCGCGCGATACAATGCGTATGCGCGGGGATCGGCCGTGGGCGTTTACCAACCTGAAAACCGGTGACGGCCTGGCGACGATTATTGCGTTTCTGGAAGATAAAGGGATGTTGCGGGTATAG
- the tsaD gene encoding tRNA (adenosine(37)-N6)-threonylcarbamoyltransferase complex transferase subunit TsaD — MRVLGIETSCDETGIAIYDDEKGLLANQLYSQVKLHADYGGVVPELASRDHVRKTVPLIQAALKESGLTAKEIDAVAYTAGPGLVGALLVGATVGRSLAFAWNVPAIPVHHMEGHLLAPMLEDNPPEFPFVALLVSGGHTQLISVTGIGQYALLGESIDDAAGEAFDKTAKLLGLDYPGGPMLSKMAAQGTAGRFVFPRPMTDRPGLDFSFSGLKTFAANTIRSNGDDEQTRADIARAFEDAVVDTLMIKCKRALDQTGFKRLVMAGGVSANRTLRAKLAEMMQKRRGEVFYARPEFCTDNGAMIAYAGMVRFKAGATADLGVSVLPRWPLAELPAA, encoded by the coding sequence ATGCGTGTACTGGGTATTGAGACATCCTGCGATGAAACCGGCATCGCTATTTACGACGACGAAAAAGGTCTGTTAGCCAACCAATTGTATAGTCAGGTGAAATTGCACGCTGACTACGGCGGCGTAGTGCCTGAACTGGCCTCGCGCGACCACGTACGCAAGACCGTGCCGCTGATCCAGGCGGCGTTGAAAGAGTCGGGTCTGACGGCGAAAGAGATTGATGCCGTGGCCTATACCGCAGGGCCGGGTCTGGTGGGGGCGCTGCTGGTCGGCGCGACCGTTGGCCGTTCGCTGGCGTTTGCCTGGAATGTTCCGGCGATTCCGGTACACCATATGGAAGGGCACCTGCTGGCGCCGATGCTGGAAGACAATCCGCCGGAATTTCCGTTCGTGGCGCTGCTGGTCTCCGGCGGTCATACCCAACTTATCAGCGTGACCGGGATTGGTCAGTATGCGCTGTTAGGCGAATCCATTGACGATGCGGCCGGTGAAGCGTTTGATAAAACCGCCAAACTGCTGGGACTGGATTACCCTGGCGGCCCGATGCTGTCGAAAATGGCGGCACAGGGCACCGCAGGGCGTTTTGTCTTTCCGCGTCCGATGACCGACCGTCCAGGGCTGGATTTCAGCTTCTCCGGGCTGAAAACGTTCGCTGCAAACACGATCCGCAGCAACGGTGATGATGAACAGACCCGCGCCGATATTGCCCGTGCGTTTGAAGATGCGGTGGTGGATACGCTGATGATCAAGTGTAAGCGAGCGCTGGATCAGACCGGCTTTAAGCGTCTGGTGATGGCGGGCGGGGTGAGCGCCAACCGCACGCTGCGTGCGAAGCTGGCGGAAATGATGCAAAAACGGCGTGGCGAAGTGTTCTACGCGCGGCCAGAGTTTTGCACCGATAACGGCGCGATGATCGCCTACGCCGGTATGGTGCGCTTCAAAGCCGGCGCAACGGCGGATTTAGGCGTGAGCGTGCTTCCTCGCTGGCCGCTGGCGGAGTTGCCTGCGGCGTGA
- the dnaG gene encoding DNA primase, whose protein sequence is MAGRIPRVFINDLLARTDIIDLIDARVKLKKQGKNFHACCPFHNEKTPSFTVNGEKQFYHCFGCGAHGNAIDFLMNYDKLDFVETVEELAAMHNLEIPYEAGTGLSQIERHQRQNLYQLMDGLNAFYQQSLAHPTAEPARQYLQKRGLSAEIVQRFAIGFAPPGWDNALKRFGNNSDNRALLLDAGMLVNNDQGRTYDRFRNRVMFPIRDKRGRVIGFGGRVLGNDTPKYLNSPETDIFHKGRQLYGLYEAQQHNAEPQRLLVVEGYMDVVALAQYDINYAVASLGTSTTADHIHMLFRATNNVICCYDGDRAGRDAAWRALETAMPYITDGRQLRFMFLPDGEDPDTLVRKEGKEAFEARMEQALPLSLFLFNSLLPQVDLSTPDGSTQLAALALPLINQVPGDTHRIQLRQMLGLKLGIFDDSQLDRLMPKQAESGTVRPAPQLKRTTMRILIGLLVQNPDLAPLVPPLGGLDQKKLPGLGLFEELVNTCLSQPGLTTGQLLEHYRGTNSAATLEKLSMWDDIADKDIAEKTFTDSLNHMFDSMLKLRQEELIARDRTHGLSNEERRELWTLNQELAKK, encoded by the coding sequence ATGGCTGGACGAATCCCACGCGTATTTATCAATGACCTGCTGGCACGCACCGACATCATCGATCTGATCGATGCGCGGGTGAAGCTGAAAAAGCAGGGCAAGAATTTTCACGCGTGCTGTCCGTTCCATAACGAAAAAACCCCCTCTTTCACCGTGAACGGTGAAAAACAGTTTTACCACTGCTTTGGCTGCGGCGCACACGGCAACGCGATCGATTTCCTCATGAACTACGACAAGCTCGATTTCGTGGAAACCGTCGAAGAACTGGCTGCAATGCACAACCTGGAAATTCCCTACGAAGCAGGGACAGGTCTTAGCCAGATAGAGCGCCACCAACGGCAAAACCTCTATCAGTTAATGGACGGGCTGAATGCGTTTTATCAACAGTCGCTCGCCCACCCCACAGCAGAGCCTGCGCGCCAATATCTGCAAAAACGCGGCCTTAGCGCTGAAATCGTTCAACGCTTCGCGATTGGTTTCGCTCCGCCAGGCTGGGATAACGCATTAAAACGTTTCGGTAATAATAGCGACAACAGAGCGCTGTTACTGGATGCCGGAATGCTGGTCAACAATGACCAGGGCAGAACCTACGATCGTTTCCGTAATCGGGTGATGTTCCCGATTCGCGATAAACGAGGACGGGTGATTGGTTTTGGTGGTCGCGTACTCGGTAACGATACGCCGAAATACCTGAACTCCCCGGAAACCGATATTTTCCATAAAGGTCGACAGCTGTATGGCCTTTATGAAGCTCAGCAACATAACGCTGAACCGCAGCGACTGCTTGTTGTTGAAGGCTATATGGACGTTGTCGCGCTGGCGCAGTACGACATTAACTACGCCGTGGCATCGTTGGGGACATCGACAACAGCCGACCATATCCACATGTTATTCCGGGCGACTAACAATGTGATTTGCTGTTATGACGGCGATCGGGCCGGACGCGATGCGGCATGGCGAGCGCTTGAAACGGCAATGCCCTATATCACCGACGGACGGCAGTTGCGCTTTATGTTCCTGCCTGATGGCGAAGACCCGGATACGCTGGTGCGTAAAGAGGGCAAAGAAGCATTCGAAGCACGGATGGAGCAGGCTCTGCCGCTCTCTCTGTTTCTCTTCAATAGCCTCTTGCCGCAGGTTGATTTGAGTACGCCGGATGGAAGTACGCAGCTTGCCGCGCTGGCGCTGCCGCTGATTAACCAGGTTCCCGGAGATACGCACAGGATCCAGCTACGACAGATGCTGGGGCTGAAATTAGGCATCTTTGACGATAGCCAGCTTGACCGCTTAATGCCAAAACAAGCAGAAAGTGGCACGGTACGCCCTGCTCCGCAGCTAAAACGCACGACCATGCGTATACTTATAGGGTTACTGGTACAAAACCCGGATTTAGCGCCGTTAGTACCACCGCTAGGCGGTCTGGATCAAAAAAAGCTGCCCGGGCTTGGCTTATTTGAAGAACTGGTCAACACTTGTTTGTCTCAACCAGGTCTGACCACCGGCCAACTTTTAGAACATTATCGCGGCACAAATAGTGCTGCGACCCTTGAAAAATTGTCGATGTGGGACGATATAGCTGATAAGGACATTGCTGAAAAAACCTTCACCGACTCACTCAACCATATGTTTGATTCGATGCTTAAGCTGCGCCAGGAAGAGTTGATTGCTCGCGATCGCACACACGGTTTAAGCAACGAAGAACGCCGGGAACTCTGGACGCTGAACCAGGAACTGGCCAAAAAATGA
- a CDS encoding urease subunit gamma yields MELTPREKDKLLLFTAALVAERRLARGLKLNYPESVALISAFIMEGARDGKSVASLMEDGRHVLTRDRVMEGVPEMIPDIQVEATFPDGSKLVTVHNPIV; encoded by the coding sequence ATGGAACTGACTCCCAGAGAAAAAGACAAGCTGTTGCTCTTTACCGCCGCGCTGGTGGCGGAGCGTCGTCTGGCGCGCGGACTAAAGCTGAACTACCCGGAATCGGTGGCGCTGATCAGCGCTTTCATTATGGAAGGCGCCCGCGACGGCAAAAGCGTGGCGTCGCTGATGGAAGACGGTCGCCATGTGTTGACCCGCGATCGGGTGATGGAGGGCGTGCCGGAAATGATCCCGGATATTCAGGTTGAAGCCACCTTTCCAGACGGCTCGAAACTGGTCACCGTTCATAACCCGATCGTATAA
- the ureC gene encoding urease subunit alpha: MTEISRQAYADMFGPTTGDRVRLADTELWIEVENDLTAYGEEVKFGGGKVIRDGMGQGQMRARACVDLVITNALIVDHWGIVKADIGIKDGRIFAIGKAGNPDIQPNVTIPIGVGTEAIAGEGKIVTAGGVDTHIHWICPQQAEEALVSGVTTMIGGGTGPAAGTNATTCTPGPWYIARMLQAADSLPVNIGFLGKGNGSNPDALREQIAAGAIGLKIHEDWGATPAAIDCALTVAEEMDIQVALHSDTLNESGFVEDTLAAIGDRTIHTFHTEGAGGGHAPDIITACAHPHILPSSTNPTLPYTVNTIDEHLDMLMVCHHLDPDIAEDVAFAESRIRRETIAAEDVLHDLGAFSLTSSDSQAMGRVGEVILRTWQVAHRMKVQRGPLAEETGDNDNQRVKRYIAKYTINPALTHGIAHEVGSVEAGKLADLVLWSPAFFGVKPATLIKGGMIVCAPMGDINASIPTPQPVHYRPMFGALGAARHHCRLTFLSQAAVENGIAQQLNLRSATAVVKGCRTVKKADMIHNSLQPNITVDAQTYEVRIDGEPITSEPADVLPMAQRYFLF, translated from the coding sequence ATGACTGAGATTTCCCGGCAGGCTTATGCCGACATGTTTGGCCCGACGACCGGCGACCGGGTGCGTCTGGCGGATACCGAACTGTGGATCGAAGTCGAAAACGATCTCACGGCCTACGGCGAAGAGGTGAAATTCGGCGGCGGTAAAGTGATCCGCGACGGTATGGGCCAGGGGCAAATGCGTGCTCGCGCGTGTGTGGATCTGGTGATCACCAACGCGCTGATCGTCGATCACTGGGGGATCGTCAAGGCGGACATCGGCATCAAAGACGGCAGGATCTTCGCCATCGGCAAAGCCGGTAACCCGGATATTCAGCCCAACGTGACGATCCCGATTGGCGTCGGCACGGAGGCGATCGCCGGTGAAGGAAAGATCGTTACCGCAGGCGGCGTGGACACGCATATTCACTGGATCTGCCCGCAGCAGGCGGAAGAGGCGCTGGTCTCTGGCGTGACGACCATGATTGGCGGCGGCACCGGCCCGGCGGCGGGCACCAATGCCACCACCTGCACGCCTGGCCCGTGGTACATCGCCCGCATGTTGCAGGCGGCGGACAGCCTGCCGGTGAATATCGGTTTTCTCGGCAAAGGGAATGGATCGAACCCGGACGCGCTGCGTGAGCAGATTGCCGCCGGCGCGATCGGCCTGAAGATCCACGAGGACTGGGGCGCGACGCCTGCGGCGATCGACTGTGCGCTGACCGTAGCTGAAGAGATGGATATTCAGGTCGCGCTGCACAGCGACACGTTAAACGAGTCCGGTTTCGTCGAGGACACGCTGGCGGCAATTGGCGATCGCACGATCCATACCTTTCATACCGAAGGGGCGGGCGGCGGTCACGCCCCGGATATTATCACCGCCTGCGCGCATCCCCATATTCTCCCCTCCTCCACCAACCCGACGCTGCCTTATACCGTCAACACCATTGACGAGCATCTCGATATGCTGATGGTCTGCCACCATCTCGACCCGGATATCGCCGAAGATGTGGCGTTTGCCGAGTCGCGGATTCGTCGGGAAACCATCGCCGCCGAAGATGTGCTGCACGATCTCGGCGCCTTTTCCCTGACCTCGTCGGATTCCCAGGCAATGGGACGAGTGGGCGAAGTCATTCTGCGAACCTGGCAGGTGGCGCACCGGATGAAAGTACAACGCGGCCCGTTAGCGGAGGAGACGGGCGATAACGACAACCAGCGCGTAAAACGCTACATCGCCAAGTACACGATAAACCCGGCGCTAACCCACGGCATCGCCCATGAGGTCGGTTCTGTTGAGGCGGGAAAGCTGGCGGATCTGGTGCTCTGGTCTCCGGCCTTTTTTGGCGTAAAACCCGCAACACTCATCAAAGGCGGGATGATCGTCTGCGCGCCGATGGGTGATATCAACGCCTCGATTCCTACCCCGCAACCGGTGCATTACCGGCCGATGTTTGGCGCGCTTGGCGCGGCGCGTCATCACTGTCGCCTGACCTTTCTTTCTCAGGCTGCGGTTGAAAACGGCATTGCGCAGCAGCTCAACTTACGCAGCGCCACCGCCGTCGTGAAAGGCTGCCGGACGGTAAAAAAAGCCGACATGATCCACAACAGCCTGCAACCCAACATCACCGTTGACGCCCAGACTTACGAGGTGCGCATTGACGGTGAGCCGATCACCAGCGAACCGGCAGACGTGTTGCCGATGGCCCAGCGTTATTTTTTATTTTGA
- a CDS encoding urease accessory protein UreD, which produces MHSPHADKGNALDTVAHKTLTRGWQAELDLRFTRAAHKTVLTSARHVGPLTVQRPFYPEDDVCHLYLLHPPGGIVGGDELTISATLATDSHALITQPGSGKFYRSRGPQAQLRQDFYLAPQATLEWLPQDTILFPGANANIQSVFHLAQESRLLAWDLLCLGRPVMQETFSHGTLRNRLEVWRDGTPLLIERLHLEGGSLHTVARHPWSGTLLCYPATEKMLDGVREQIAPLGDYAGATLIDSLLALRFLGHDNLLIQRVMRAVWQSLRPQLTQKPPLLPRIWQT; this is translated from the coding sequence ATGCACTCCCCTCACGCTGATAAGGGAAACGCTCTGGACACCGTTGCGCACAAGACTCTCACACGGGGCTGGCAGGCCGAACTGGATCTGCGGTTTACCCGCGCCGCGCATAAAACAGTGCTCACTTCGGCGCGACACGTCGGCCCGCTGACGGTACAGCGTCCGTTTTACCCGGAAGACGACGTTTGCCACCTCTATTTGCTTCATCCGCCGGGCGGCATTGTCGGAGGCGATGAACTCACGATTTCCGCCACGCTTGCAACAGACAGCCATGCGTTAATCACCCAGCCTGGCTCAGGGAAGTTTTACCGCAGTCGCGGCCCTCAGGCGCAGCTGCGGCAGGATTTTTATCTCGCCCCACAGGCCACGCTGGAGTGGCTGCCGCAGGATACGATCCTTTTTCCCGGCGCGAACGCTAACATCCAGTCGGTCTTTCATCTGGCGCAAGAGAGCCGACTGCTGGCCTGGGATCTGCTCTGTCTGGGGCGACCAGTGATGCAGGAGACCTTCAGCCACGGCACGCTGCGCAACCGCCTGGAAGTATGGCGGGACGGTACGCCGCTATTAATAGAAAGGCTGCATCTTGAGGGAGGAAGCCTGCACACCGTCGCCAGACATCCCTGGAGCGGTACGCTGCTCTGTTATCCCGCCACGGAAAAGATGCTGGACGGTGTACGCGAGCAAATTGCCCCCCTCGGCGACTACGCTGGCGCGACGCTGATTGATTCACTGCTGGCCCTGCGCTTCCTCGGGCACGACAACCTGCTTATCCAGCGCGTTATGCGCGCCGTCTGGCAATCCTTACGACCACAACTGACCCAAAAACCGCCACTCCTGCCCCGTATCTGGCAGACATAA
- a CDS encoding urease accessory protein UreF, with product MTDARQRLRLMQLASSSLPVGSFTWSQGLEWAVEIGWVKNAEDFAHWQTQQLEQNFFTVDLPIFARLYHACERNDVTAARRWSAYLLACRETRELREEERSRGAAFTRLVVDWVPDCPQTWRPLFANSQLCGMAWLGVRWRIPLTDLALSLGYSWLESAVMAGVKLVPFGQQAAQQLILSLCDHYAQGMAQALARPDADLGSSTPLAAIASARHETQYCRLFRS from the coding sequence ATGACTGACGCCAGACAACGGCTACGCCTGATGCAGCTCGCCAGCAGCAGTTTACCGGTGGGATCGTTTACCTGGTCTCAGGGGCTGGAGTGGGCGGTGGAGATCGGCTGGGTGAAAAACGCGGAAGACTTTGCGCACTGGCAAACGCAACAGCTGGAGCAGAACTTTTTTACCGTCGACCTGCCGATTTTCGCCCGGTTGTACCACGCCTGTGAACGGAATGACGTTACCGCCGCTCGCCGCTGGAGCGCATATCTGCTGGCCTGTCGGGAAACCCGGGAACTGCGCGAAGAAGAGCGCAGCCGGGGGGCGGCGTTTACACGCCTGGTGGTGGACTGGGTGCCGGACTGCCCGCAGACATGGCGTCCGCTTTTTGCCAACAGCCAGCTCTGCGGTATGGCGTGGCTGGGCGTGCGCTGGCGCATCCCGCTGACGGATCTGGCGTTAAGCCTCGGCTACAGCTGGTTAGAAAGCGCGGTGATGGCGGGGGTGAAGCTGGTGCCCTTCGGACAACAGGCGGCGCAGCAGCTCATTCTTTCGCTTTGCGACCATTACGCGCAGGGTATGGCGCAGGCGCTGGCTCGCCCGGATGCGGATCTGGGCTCATCCACGCCGCTGGCCGCCATCGCTTCTGCTCGTCACGAAACACAATATTGCCGATTATTTCGCTCCTGA
- a CDS encoding anion permease, which produces MAPLSGWWRYLAPLVVIAIIAVLPVPTGLESHTWLYFAVFTGVIVGLILEPVPGAVVAMIGISIIAVLSPWLLFSPDLLAQEGFKFTAKALSWAVSGFSNSVIWLIFAAFMFGTGYEKTGLGRRIALMLVKKMGHRTLFLGYAVMFSELILAPVTPSNSARGAGIIYPIIRNLPPLYNSQPNDASSRSIGSYIMWMGITADCVTSAIFLTAMAPNLLLIGLMKSASHTALSWGDWFLGMLPLSILLVLLVPWLAYVLYPPVLKSGDQVPRWAEAELKEMGPLCSREKKMLVLMVGALVLWIFGGDYIDAAMVGYSVVALMLVLRIISWDDIVSNKAAWNVFFWLASLITLATGLNNTGFITWFGKLLANGLSGYSPMMVMVALIVVFYLLRYFFASATAYTSALAPMMIAAALAMPDIPLPVFCLMVGAAIGLGSILTPYATGPSPIYYGSGYLPTVDYWRLGAIFGLIFLVLLVITGLVWMPLVLL; this is translated from the coding sequence ATGGCACCTTTATCTGGTTGGTGGCGATACCTGGCTCCACTGGTGGTCATCGCCATTATTGCTGTTTTGCCAGTCCCCACCGGTCTTGAGAGCCACACCTGGCTCTATTTTGCGGTCTTTACCGGCGTCATTGTGGGACTCATTCTGGAACCTGTACCGGGCGCGGTCGTGGCGATGATCGGGATTTCGATCATTGCCGTTCTGTCGCCGTGGCTGCTGTTCAGCCCCGATCTGCTCGCGCAGGAAGGCTTCAAATTTACCGCCAAAGCCCTCTCGTGGGCGGTGTCTGGTTTTTCTAACTCAGTTATCTGGCTGATTTTCGCCGCCTTTATGTTTGGCACCGGCTATGAAAAAACAGGTCTCGGTCGGCGAATTGCGCTGATGCTGGTGAAGAAGATGGGCCATCGCACGCTGTTTCTTGGCTATGCGGTGATGTTTTCCGAGCTGATCCTCGCCCCCGTCACGCCGTCTAACTCCGCGCGCGGCGCCGGGATCATCTACCCGATAATTCGCAACCTGCCGCCGCTCTATAACTCGCAGCCTAACGACGCCAGTTCCCGCTCCATTGGCTCGTATATTATGTGGATGGGCATCACCGCCGACTGCGTTACCAGCGCCATTTTCCTGACGGCGATGGCGCCTAACCTGTTGCTGATTGGCCTGATGAAAAGCGCATCCCATACGGCGCTAAGCTGGGGCGACTGGTTTTTAGGAATGCTGCCGCTAAGCATTCTGCTGGTCTTGCTGGTTCCGTGGCTGGCCTACGTGCTGTATCCGCCGGTGCTGAAATCGGGCGACCAGGTGCCGCGCTGGGCGGAAGCTGAGCTAAAGGAGATGGGCCCGCTCTGCTCGCGCGAGAAAAAGATGCTGGTGCTGATGGTCGGCGCGCTGGTGCTGTGGATCTTCGGCGGCGATTACATTGATGCCGCAATGGTCGGTTACAGCGTGGTGGCATTGATGCTGGTATTACGCATTATCTCCTGGGATGACATCGTCAGCAATAAAGCGGCATGGAACGTTTTCTTCTGGCTGGCTTCGCTGATTACGCTCGCCACCGGACTGAACAATACCGGCTTTATCACCTGGTTTGGCAAACTGCTGGCAAACGGGCTAAGCGGCTATTCGCCGATGATGGTGATGGTCGCGCTCATCGTGGTGTTTTATCTGTTACGCTACTTTTTTGCCAGCGCCACCGCTTATACCTCCGCACTGGCGCCGATGATGATTGCCGCCGCGCTGGCGATGCCGGACATCCCCTTACCGGTGTTTTGCCTGATGGTCGGCGCCGCCATTGGTCTGGGCAGCATTCTCACCCCCTATGCGACCGGCCCAAGCCCCATCTACTACGGTAGCGGTTATCTGCCGACGGTGGATTACTGGCGGCTGGGCGCTATTTTTGGCCTGATCTTCCTGGTTCTGCTGGTAATAACCGGCCTTGTCTGGATGCCTCTCGTTTTGCTGTAA
- the ureE gene encoding urease accessory protein UreE: MLYLTQRIETPAAVTATLTLPIDVRVKSRAKVVLGDGREAGLLLPRGLLLRGGDRLSTEDGAEVVEIIAANEAVSVVRCADPFLLAKACYHLGNRHVPLQILPDELRYHHDHVLDDMLRQFSLEVTFAHLPFEPEAGAYASESHGHHHGHAH; the protein is encoded by the coding sequence ATGCTGTATCTGACGCAACGTATTGAAACACCCGCCGCCGTCACGGCAACGCTGACGCTCCCCATTGATGTCCGCGTCAAAAGCCGGGCGAAGGTAGTGCTGGGCGACGGACGCGAAGCCGGTTTACTGCTGCCGCGCGGTTTGCTGTTACGCGGCGGCGATCGCCTGAGCACGGAAGATGGCGCAGAGGTGGTGGAGATCATCGCCGCAAACGAAGCCGTTTCGGTCGTGCGCTGCGCCGATCCGTTCCTGCTCGCCAAAGCCTGCTACCACCTGGGCAACCGCCACGTTCCGCTGCAAATTCTGCCTGACGAGCTGCGCTATCACCACGATCACGTACTCGACGACATGCTGCGCCAGTTCAGCTTAGAGGTGACTTTCGCGCATCTGCCCTTTGAACCGGAGGCGGGGGCATATGCCAGCGAATCTCACGGCCATCACCACGGCCACGCCCACTGA
- a CDS encoding urease subunit beta: MIPGEYRISTGNIAINTGRETCTIVVENHGDRPVQVGSHYHFYEVNPALRFDRQAARGFRLNIPAGTAVRFEPGQKREVELVRVAGAQRIFGFRGEVMGSLEADND; the protein is encoded by the coding sequence ATGATTCCAGGCGAATACAGGATCTCCACGGGAAACATCGCGATCAATACAGGCAGAGAAACCTGCACGATCGTGGTTGAGAATCATGGCGATCGCCCGGTTCAGGTCGGATCGCACTATCACTTTTACGAGGTCAACCCCGCATTACGCTTTGACAGGCAAGCCGCACGCGGTTTTCGCCTGAACATCCCCGCAGGCACGGCAGTGCGTTTTGAGCCGGGGCAAAAACGCGAGGTCGAACTGGTGCGCGTCGCCGGGGCACAGCGTATTTTTGGTTTTCGCGGCGAAGTAATGGGCTCTCTGGAGGCAGACAATGACTGA